A genome region from bacterium includes the following:
- a CDS encoding D-amino acid aminotransferase: MLVYLNGNFVPAGAATVPVHDRGFLFGDGVYEVIRSYGGRLFAGQAHLRRLENGLAALQISLPQFAELPAIAASLLRKNGLQQANAMLYFQVTRGVAVPRRHYFPSPDTPPTVYIAANAFTPASALLETGVAAITLRDIRWARCDLKAINLLPNVLANQQAHAAGADEAIFIHDGVATEASHSNFFAVIQGRVLTHPCTPRILPGITRAVVLELCRQLNLPAAETPPAAVLLPQADELFLSRTSGEIVPVVCLDGKVIADGRPGPLTRRLQMAFAEYVVHSAE, from the coding sequence ATGCTCGTCTATCTCAACGGCAATTTCGTTCCCGCCGGTGCGGCCACGGTCCCGGTTCATGATCGCGGCTTTCTGTTTGGCGACGGCGTGTATGAGGTGATCCGCAGCTATGGCGGTCGCCTCTTCGCCGGCCAGGCACATCTGCGGCGACTGGAAAACGGCCTGGCCGCCCTGCAAATCTCCCTGCCGCAATTCGCTGAACTGCCGGCTATCGCTGCGAGCCTGCTGCGGAAGAATGGCTTGCAACAAGCCAATGCCATGCTTTATTTTCAGGTGACGCGTGGCGTAGCGGTGCCACGGCGGCATTACTTCCCATCGCCGGACACACCGCCGACGGTTTACATTGCCGCCAATGCCTTCACGCCGGCGTCGGCATTGTTGGAAACCGGTGTCGCCGCGATAACGCTGCGGGATATTCGCTGGGCGCGCTGTGATCTGAAAGCCATCAACCTGCTGCCGAACGTGCTGGCGAATCAACAGGCGCATGCTGCCGGTGCCGACGAAGCAATTTTCATTCATGACGGCGTGGCCACCGAAGCAAGTCACAGCAATTTCTTCGCTGTGATTCAAGGCAGGGTTTTGACTCATCCCTGCACGCCCAGAATCCTGCCAGGCATCACGCGCGCAGTGGTGCTCGAGTTGTGCCGGCAGTTGAATCTGCCGGCCGCGGAAACGCCGCCGGCTGCGGTCTTGCTGCCACAAGCAGATGAGCTTTTTCTCTCGCGCACTTCAGGGGAGATCGTGCCTGTCGTTTGTCTTGACGGCAAAGTGATTGCTGATGGCCGGCCCGGCCCGCTTACGCGACGCTTGCAAATGGCGTTTGCAGAGTACGTGGTGCACAGCGCAGAGTGA
- a CDS encoding thioredoxin family protein, whose product MKNMLRFAPALTLCLLLVRPAVAQETLALGAATPEKIMQVQTLFSFDRAYRGGTLRAALIGTITAGWHVNSHQPNEEFLIPTAVELDKIAGVTVESIVYPPGLTRTFAFSETPMSVYEHDFVIGIQLKIADDFSGEEVQLSGKLNYQACNDYSCLAPEAEAFRAAIPLVGLEQPANLINEEVFQKIDFGSALAVRGSAGTAAGSNEISALIAQHGLGVALIFIFLGGLALNLTPCVYPLIPITISYFGGQTGGRPAKVFGLAVLYLLGMAVTYSALGVLAALSGALFGAALQSPPVLIFIALVMVALALSMFGLYEFKVPMVLTQLAGGSKPGSFGAFFMGLTVGFVAAPCIGPFVLGLLTYVGTTGNPLLGFWMFFVLALGLGAPFLLLGTFSGLLQSLPRSGMWMVWVKKIFGVILLAMAAYFVAPVLPAWLGTYLLPAILLAGGVFVGLIESSKFSSAVFPWLKRGAAAVFVALALWLAWPEPEAHAGTWLALSDAALAQARQENKPVIIDFTADWCLACKELERFTFPHAEVRARAGSFVLLRGDLTQYGSPEVQAIRQQYQIKGLPTVVFLDPAGQEKPDLRVIGFVDGKEFARRMTAVTGN is encoded by the coding sequence ATGAAAAACATGCTTCGTTTTGCCCCCGCTTTGACGCTTTGCCTTCTGCTTGTGCGACCGGCCGTTGCCCAGGAGACGCTCGCGCTCGGCGCGGCCACGCCCGAAAAAATCATGCAGGTGCAGACGCTGTTCTCGTTCGACAGGGCCTATCGTGGCGGCACGCTGCGCGCCGCCCTGATCGGCACCATCACCGCGGGCTGGCACGTCAACTCGCATCAACCGAACGAGGAGTTTTTGATTCCCACCGCGGTCGAGTTGGACAAAATCGCGGGTGTAACCGTCGAGTCGATCGTCTATCCGCCCGGCTTGACGCGCACGTTTGCCTTCTCCGAAACACCGATGTCGGTTTATGAGCACGATTTTGTCATCGGCATTCAGCTCAAGATCGCGGACGACTTCAGCGGCGAGGAAGTGCAGCTCTCCGGCAAGCTCAACTATCAAGCCTGCAATGATTACTCCTGCCTGGCGCCGGAGGCCGAAGCCTTTCGCGCCGCCATTCCGCTGGTCGGCCTCGAGCAACCCGCCAATCTCATCAACGAGGAAGTCTTTCAAAAGATCGATTTCGGCAGCGCGCTGGCGGTGCGCGGGAGCGCAGGTACGGCTGCGGGCAGCAATGAAATCAGCGCGCTGATTGCGCAGCATGGCTTGGGCGTAGCTTTGATTTTCATCTTTCTCGGCGGCCTCGCGCTCAATCTCACGCCCTGTGTCTATCCATTGATTCCGATCACCATCAGCTATTTCGGCGGCCAAACCGGCGGCCGGCCGGCCAAAGTGTTCGGCTTGGCGGTGCTTTACCTTCTCGGCATGGCGGTGACCTACTCGGCACTTGGCGTGTTGGCGGCGCTGAGCGGCGCGCTGTTCGGCGCGGCGCTGCAGAGTCCACCGGTGCTCATCTTCATCGCGCTGGTGATGGTGGCGCTCGCGCTGTCCATGTTCGGCTTGTATGAATTCAAAGTGCCGATGGTCTTGACGCAACTCGCGGGTGGCTCGAAGCCGGGCTCTTTCGGCGCATTTTTCATGGGTCTCACCGTGGGCTTTGTGGCAGCGCCTTGCATCGGCCCGTTCGTGCTGGGCTTGTTGACTTATGTCGGCACGACCGGCAATCCCCTGCTCGGCTTTTGGATGTTCTTCGTGCTCGCACTCGGCTTGGGCGCGCCGTTTCTGCTGCTCGGCACTTTCTCGGGATTGCTGCAAAGCCTGCCGCGTTCCGGCATGTGGATGGTGTGGGTGAAAAAAATCTTCGGCGTGATCTTGCTGGCCATGGCCGCCTATTTCGTCGCACCGGTGTTGCCGGCCTGGTTGGGAACGTATTTGCTGCCTGCGATTCTGCTGGCCGGTGGCGTTTTTGTGGGCTTGATCGAGTCGAGCAAATTCAGCTCGGCGGTTTTTCCCTGGCTCAAGCGCGGTGCGGCCGCGGTGTTCGTGGCATTGGCGCTGTGGCTGGCGTGGCCGGAACCAGAAGCCCATGCCGGCACCTGGCTGGCGTTGAGCGATGCCGCGCTGGCGCAGGCGCGCCAGGAGAACAAGCCGGTGATCATCGACTTCACTGCGGATTGGTGTCTGGCCTGCAAGGAACTCGAACGCTTCACCTTTCCGCATGCGGAGGTGAGGGCGCGTGCCGGCAGCTTCGTGCTGCTGCGTGGCGATCTCACGCAATACGGCTCGCCCGAAGTGCAGGCGATTCGCCAACAATATCAGATCAAAGGCCTGCCCACCGTGGTGTTTCTTGATCCCGCCGGCCAGGAGAAACCGGACTTGCGCGTCATCGGCTTCGTGGACGGCAAGGAGTTCGCGCGCCGCATGACCGCGGTCACCGGAAACTAA
- a CDS encoding amidohydrolase family protein: MKIKLIALLSLLLAARVSAQNYGQIPAPPQTKAIALVGATVHPVSAPAITNATIVLEHGKITALGQNVSIPAHAERLEVAGKHIYPALIDAHTTLGLVEIGAVRATRDYSETGQINPNVRAEVAVNPDGEMIPVTRANGVALALSVPQGGLISGTSALLMLDGWTWEQMTLKAPVGLHVNWPNMTVQRAWWVTQSEEEQRKQMQENLQKLKEAFAQARAYWNVQAAAGKIAGVRHESDSRWEAMIPVFEGRLPVFVTANESKQIQAAVQWAQEENLKLVIVGGQDAWRVTELLQAKDVPVIYGPVHELPAREWEAYDTPFTTPAKLHAAGVKFCIADFENANARNLPYQAAMAAAYGLPPEEALKAITLYPAQILGAADRVGSLAVGKDATLIVTTGDPLEIPTQIEQEFIQGRRIDLGSKHKALYQKYAEKYRQLRNTAGKGAEGTN; the protein is encoded by the coding sequence ATGAAAATCAAACTCATTGCACTGCTCAGCCTGTTGCTCGCGGCGCGAGTTTCGGCGCAAAATTACGGTCAAATTCCGGCGCCTCCCCAAACCAAAGCCATTGCGCTGGTGGGCGCAACGGTTCATCCGGTGAGCGCACCGGCGATCACGAATGCGACGATTGTTCTTGAACACGGCAAGATTACCGCCCTCGGCCAGAACGTGAGCATTCCTGCGCATGCCGAACGCCTCGAGGTGGCCGGCAAACACATTTACCCCGCGCTCATCGATGCGCACACCACGCTGGGCTTGGTCGAAATCGGCGCGGTGCGCGCGACGCGGGACTACTCGGAAACCGGCCAAATCAATCCCAACGTGCGCGCGGAAGTAGCGGTGAATCCCGATGGCGAAATGATCCCGGTGACGCGCGCCAACGGCGTGGCGCTGGCCTTGAGCGTGCCGCAAGGCGGCTTGATTTCCGGCACTTCGGCCTTGCTCATGTTGGACGGCTGGACGTGGGAGCAGATGACGCTCAAGGCGCCGGTGGGCCTGCATGTAAACTGGCCCAACATGACGGTGCAGCGGGCATGGTGGGTGACCCAGAGCGAAGAAGAACAGCGCAAGCAGATGCAGGAGAATTTGCAGAAGCTCAAAGAGGCGTTTGCCCAAGCCCGTGCCTACTGGAACGTCCAAGCCGCGGCCGGAAAAATCGCGGGTGTGCGTCACGAATCCGATTCACGCTGGGAGGCGATGATCCCGGTGTTCGAAGGCAGGCTGCCGGTGTTCGTCACGGCCAATGAGAGCAAACAAATTCAAGCAGCGGTGCAATGGGCGCAGGAGGAAAATCTGAAACTCGTCATCGTCGGTGGGCAGGATGCCTGGCGAGTAACGGAATTGCTGCAGGCGAAGGATGTGCCGGTAATCTACGGGCCGGTGCACGAATTGCCCGCGCGCGAATGGGAAGCCTACGATACACCATTCACCACGCCCGCGAAACTGCACGCCGCGGGCGTGAAATTCTGCATCGCCGATTTCGAGAATGCCAATGCGCGCAATCTGCCTTATCAGGCGGCGATGGCGGCGGCCTATGGCCTGCCGCCCGAGGAGGCGTTGAAAGCCATCACCCTCTACCCTGCCCAGATTCTCGGCGCGGCTGATCGCGTTGGCTCACTCGCTGTGGGCAAGGACGCCACGCTGATCGTGACCACCGGCGATCCGCTGGAAATTCCCACGCAAATCGAGCAGGAGTTCATTCAGGGCCGGCGCATCGATCTCGGCAGCAAACACAAGGCGCTTTATCAGAAGTACGCCGAGAAGTACCGCCAGCTCCGCAACACAGCCGGCAAGGGAGCTGAAGGAACCAACTAG
- a CDS encoding amidohydrolase family protein, whose protein sequence is MPRPLPKCQALLGLLVLIWCPAAPVTAQIAPVDGLRDNTPKVHALINARLVPAPGQVIEKGNVLVRDGVIVAVGAQAAPPADARIWDYTGKTIYAGFIEPYSSLGMPAAPGRNQGQTASGRSETRAEERRGPRHWNPLMRAEDEAAELFQPDPNKAKALRELGFGAALVAPGKGIFRGTSVLVSLGEAGASRGVIKPRVAQHLAFETAGEQEGGYPNSLMGSIAFIRQSFLDAQWYTAAVSAYRRNPAQPRPEESPALAALSAAVAARQPVIFEVSNDLNLVRALNIAREFNLALIVRGSGHEYRQRDRLTAAGVPLILPLDFPEKPKVETPEEALDVSLETLQHWDMAPANAYWLQQADVTFAFTTDKLKKESDFPAAVRKAMAAGLPASAALAALTTIPAKLVGEENRLGSISAGKLANLVVTEGELFAEKSAILDVWIEGKRYEIKKPAAVDLRGKWEFTWTSNGRSESFQLELKGTPEKLSGDLVKDKRKTGLSRAQLEEKKISLVFKGDSLGHSGVIRLSGYAEAGVLHGQGELADGSAVAWQAKLLEPFQEKVAEKPKAAAAAVWRKVHPYGGFGRSAPPEQPQTLLVRGATIWTCGPAGKLENADLLIRAGKIAQIGRDLAVPAGAMTIDAKGKHVTPGLIDAHSHAAASSINEAGQAVTAEVSIGEVIDPTDINIYQQLAGGLTTSHVMHGSANPIGGRNQVMKWRWGAEAEGLKFAEAPPTIKFALGENVKQSNWGDRHTTRYPQTRMGVEQIIRDRFKAAREYEQAWSDFTAAGKKNAATLPPRRDLELETLVEVLRGQRFIHCHSYRQDEILMLVRLAEEFGFKVGTFQHVLEGYKVAEAISTHGAAASCFSDWWAYKFEVYDAIPHNGALMHEQGIVVSFNSDSGELARRMNYEAAKAVKYGNLSEAEALKFVTLNPARQLKVDHLIGSLETGKQADFVIWNGPPLSAYSICEQTWIEGRKYFDRAEDLELRAAIEKERAALIQKVLAVKEESAKDSPAEAKKATD, encoded by the coding sequence ATGCCACGTCCACTGCCAAAGTGCCAGGCACTGCTTGGCCTCCTGGTGCTGATCTGGTGTCCTGCCGCGCCGGTCACCGCGCAAATCGCGCCGGTCGACGGGCTGCGCGACAATACACCCAAAGTGCATGCGCTCATCAACGCGCGCCTCGTGCCGGCCCCCGGCCAGGTGATCGAGAAAGGCAACGTGCTCGTGCGCGACGGCGTGATCGTCGCTGTGGGCGCGCAGGCTGCGCCGCCGGCGGATGCGCGTATTTGGGATTACACCGGCAAGACGATCTATGCGGGTTTCATCGAGCCTTATTCCAGCCTGGGCATGCCCGCTGCGCCGGGGCGCAATCAGGGACAAACCGCCAGCGGACGCAGCGAAACGCGCGCGGAAGAACGCCGCGGGCCGCGCCATTGGAATCCGCTCATGCGCGCGGAGGACGAGGCTGCGGAACTGTTTCAACCTGATCCGAACAAGGCCAAGGCGCTGCGCGAGCTTGGCTTTGGCGCGGCCTTGGTCGCGCCCGGCAAGGGCATTTTTCGCGGCACCAGTGTATTGGTGAGTTTGGGAGAGGCCGGCGCAAGCCGCGGCGTGATCAAGCCGCGCGTGGCGCAACATCTCGCCTTTGAAACGGCCGGCGAACAGGAAGGCGGCTATCCCAATTCGCTCATGGGCAGTATCGCGTTCATTCGCCAGAGCTTTTTGGATGCGCAATGGTATACTGCGGCGGTGTCAGCCTACCGCCGCAATCCCGCGCAACCCCGGCCGGAAGAAAGTCCCGCGCTCGCGGCCTTGAGCGCGGCGGTGGCCGCCCGGCAACCGGTGATTTTCGAAGTGAGCAATGATCTGAATCTCGTGCGCGCGCTGAACATTGCACGCGAGTTCAATCTCGCGCTGATCGTGCGCGGCAGCGGCCACGAATATCGCCAGCGCGATCGCCTCACAGCCGCGGGCGTGCCGTTGATTTTGCCGCTGGACTTTCCCGAGAAGCCCAAAGTCGAAACGCCGGAAGAGGCGCTGGATGTATCGCTGGAAACGCTGCAGCATTGGGACATGGCGCCCGCCAATGCGTATTGGCTGCAGCAGGCGGACGTGACGTTTGCATTCACGACCGACAAGCTGAAGAAGGAATCCGACTTCCCCGCGGCGGTGCGCAAGGCGATGGCAGCCGGACTGCCCGCGAGCGCCGCGCTGGCGGCATTGACCACGATTCCAGCCAAATTGGTCGGCGAAGAAAACCGGTTGGGCAGCATCAGCGCCGGCAAGTTGGCGAATCTGGTGGTGACGGAAGGCGAGTTGTTCGCGGAGAAGTCTGCGATTCTCGACGTGTGGATCGAGGGCAAGCGCTACGAGATCAAGAAGCCGGCGGCGGTGGATCTGCGCGGCAAGTGGGAATTCACCTGGACCAGCAACGGCCGCAGCGAATCATTCCAACTCGAGCTCAAAGGCACACCCGAAAAGCTGAGCGGCGACCTCGTCAAAGACAAGCGCAAAACCGGCCTGAGCAGGGCACAGCTCGAGGAGAAGAAAATCAGCCTGGTGTTCAAGGGTGATTCGCTCGGTCACAGCGGCGTGATTCGCTTGTCGGGATATGCCGAAGCCGGCGTGCTGCACGGCCAGGGCGAGCTGGCTGATGGTTCAGCCGTTGCGTGGCAGGCGAAATTGCTGGAGCCGTTTCAGGAGAAAGTGGCAGAAAAGCCCAAGGCCGCCGCAGCGGCGGTGTGGCGCAAGGTTCATCCGTATGGCGGATTTGGCCGCAGCGCGCCGCCCGAGCAGCCGCAGACTTTGCTGGTGCGCGGAGCAACGATTTGGACATGCGGCCCGGCGGGCAAGTTGGAGAACGCCGACCTGCTGATCAGAGCCGGCAAAATCGCGCAGATCGGCAGAGACTTGGCAGTGCCCGCAGGCGCAATGACGATTGATGCAAAAGGCAAACACGTCACGCCGGGCTTGATCGATGCGCATTCGCATGCAGCCGCCTCGTCGATCAATGAGGCCGGACAGGCAGTGACCGCGGAAGTCAGCATCGGCGAAGTGATCGATCCCACTGACATCAACATCTATCAACAGCTTGCCGGCGGTTTGACCACCTCGCATGTGATGCACGGCTCAGCCAATCCCATCGGCGGCAGGAATCAAGTGATGAAATGGCGCTGGGGCGCAGAGGCCGAGGGCTTGAAGTTCGCCGAAGCGCCGCCCACCATCAAGTTCGCACTCGGCGAAAACGTCAAGCAGAGCAACTGGGGCGATCGCCACACCACGCGCTACCCGCAAACGCGCATGGGCGTGGAACAAATCATCCGCGATCGTTTCAAAGCCGCGCGCGAGTACGAGCAGGCGTGGAGCGACTTCACCGCCGCCGGCAAGAAGAACGCGGCCACCCTCCCGCCCCGCCGCGATTTGGAATTGGAAACGCTGGTCGAAGTCCTGCGCGGCCAGCGTTTCATTCACTGCCATTCCTACCGCCAGGATGAGATTCTCATGCTGGTGCGGCTGGCGGAAGAGTTCGGCTTCAAGGTCGGCACGTTCCAGCACGTGCTGGAAGGCTACAAAGTTGCAGAAGCGATCAGCACGCACGGTGCGGCCGCCTCGTGCTTCAGCGATTGGTGGGCCTACAAGTTCGAAGTGTACGACGCGATTCCGCACAACGGCGCGCTCATGCACGAACAGGGCATTGTGGTTTCCTTCAATTCCGACAGCGGCGAACTGGCGCGGCGGATGAACTACGAAGCGGCGAAGGCGGTGAAATACGGCAATCTGTCCGAAGCAGAGGCGCTCAAGTTCGTCACGCTCAATCCCGCCAGACAACTCAAGGTGGATCATCTCATCGGCTCGCTGGAGACCGGCAAGCAGGCGGATTTCGTGATCTGGAATGGCCCGCCGCTGTCGGCGTATTCGATCTGCGAGCAAACCTGGATCGAGGGCCGCAAGTATTTCGACCGCGCCGAAGATCTCGAACTGCGCGCCGCCATTGAAAAGGAACGGGCGGCATTGATTCAAAAAGTGCTGGCTGTCAAGGAAGAGAGCGCCAAAGACAGTCCGGCCGAGGCGAAGAAGGCGACCGATTGA
- a CDS encoding TIGR04282 family arsenosugar biosynthesis glycosyltransferase, translating into MPTDLALLTFVKFPEPGKVKTRLAAAVGPELAAELYHHFIDATFACAGQLKNAAQFAAFTPAEKAPAFQHLFRGERQWLAQVPAPDLGTRMRAAVQTMLQRGYGRVLIIGSDSPDLPAAHLNEAADAVRTHDLVLGPAEDGGYYLIGLKSDEAALFEDIAWSTASVLQQTLAAAQRLRLRVHLLPHWYDVDDLPALQRYCLTNDLPPALVTRLKPLLAGKLMDYRTLLA; encoded by the coding sequence ATGCCCACTGATCTGGCTCTCTTGACCTTCGTCAAATTCCCCGAGCCTGGCAAGGTCAAAACCCGGCTGGCGGCTGCCGTCGGGCCGGAGTTGGCAGCAGAGCTGTATCACCATTTCATCGATGCCACCTTTGCCTGCGCCGGCCAACTCAAAAACGCGGCACAGTTTGCGGCTTTCACGCCGGCGGAAAAAGCGCCTGCCTTCCAGCACCTGTTTCGCGGAGAACGGCAGTGGCTGGCGCAAGTGCCGGCCCCGGATTTGGGCACACGCATGCGCGCCGCCGTTCAAACAATGCTGCAGCGCGGCTACGGCCGCGTGTTGATCATCGGTTCCGACAGTCCCGACTTGCCCGCGGCCCATCTCAACGAAGCGGCCGACGCCGTGCGCACGCATGATTTGGTTTTGGGTCCGGCGGAAGACGGCGGCTACTATCTGATCGGCCTGAAATCAGATGAGGCGGCGTTGTTTGAAGACATCGCGTGGAGCACCGCCAGCGTGCTGCAGCAAACGCTGGCGGCGGCGCAGCGTCTCAGGTTGCGCGTTCATCTGCTGCCGCACTGGTATGATGTCGATGATCTGCCGGCCCTGCAACGATACTGCCTCACCAACGATCTGCCGCCAGCACTCGTCACCCGCCTCAAACCGCTCCTCGCCGGAAAACTGATGGACTATCGCACCTTGCTGGCATGA
- a CDS encoding diacylglycerol kinase family lipid kinase, whose product MPSRNFFFIVNPISGFRRDKSDLINLIHAQFPAGDIELTAAPGEATRLAAEAAKLGYGIVAAVGGDGTVNEVASGLVGTDTALGIIPRGSGNGLARGLGIPISPVESLQVLNAGAARTIDVGCAAHRHFFAVCGVGFDANVGRKFNSATWRGPLPYFLIAAQEFVGYQPEPLRLNVQNQQWEKAPFLITIANTQQYGNGAIIAPHAQPDDGLLDMCVVEPMRWLDVLKYAPRLFNGTIDRTPIISYQRIQEIAIEKDGPILFHVDGEATTCEGPLKISIKPRALRVMTLTKTPGPAPHHAH is encoded by the coding sequence ATGCCATCGCGCAATTTCTTTTTCATCGTCAACCCCATTTCCGGATTTCGCCGCGACAAGAGCGACCTCATCAATCTCATTCACGCGCAATTTCCGGCCGGTGACATTGAATTGACTGCCGCTCCCGGAGAAGCCACGCGGCTGGCCGCCGAAGCCGCCAAGCTCGGCTATGGCATCGTGGCGGCGGTCGGCGGTGACGGCACGGTCAATGAAGTGGCATCGGGACTCGTGGGCACGGACACCGCACTCGGCATCATTCCGCGCGGCTCCGGCAACGGCCTGGCGCGCGGCTTGGGCATTCCGATTTCACCGGTGGAATCGCTCCAGGTGCTGAACGCCGGAGCAGCGCGCACCATCGACGTGGGCTGCGCCGCGCATCGCCATTTCTTTGCCGTCTGTGGCGTGGGCTTCGATGCCAACGTCGGGCGAAAGTTCAATTCCGCGACCTGGCGCGGGCCGCTGCCGTATTTCCTGATCGCCGCGCAGGAATTCGTCGGCTATCAACCCGAGCCTCTGCGCCTCAATGTGCAAAATCAGCAGTGGGAGAAAGCGCCGTTCCTCATAACCATCGCCAACACCCAGCAATACGGCAACGGCGCCATCATCGCCCCGCACGCGCAGCCCGACGACGGTTTGCTGGACATGTGCGTCGTCGAGCCGATGCGTTGGCTCGATGTGCTCAAATATGCTCCCCGGCTGTTCAACGGCACCATCGACCGCACGCCCATCATCAGTTATCAACGCATACAGGAAATCGCCATCGAGAAGGATGGCCCCATTCTCTTTCACGTGGACGGCGAAGCCACCACCTGCGAAGGCCCGCTTAAAATCTCGATCAAGCCCCGCGCCCTGCGCGTCATGACGCTCACCAAGACGCCCGGCCCCGCTCCCCATCATGCCCACTGA